The following coding sequences are from one Gossypium raimondii isolate GPD5lz chromosome 4, ASM2569854v1, whole genome shotgun sequence window:
- the LOC105779068 gene encoding retrovirus-related Pol polyprotein from transposon RE2: MFLSSVSCSRPLWMFLALSSAPSFFPPRKHHGRASGISTSLETENLALTGVVFQPFEEFKKEDFDIPVTLQVSLARQKYTDDCEAAINEQIKSVPYFTVAVSRSVEYSVSYVYHSLYAYFDRDNIALKGLTKLLRNLMKEKREHGREVDGVSVDGINRLSKEKVSLWLRILKLLEIQTQKNTLSRAKIFCSIALYTSYSAVELALSLEKLINEKLSSLHNVAEKNNDPQVADFIESEFLSEQQSKSPSLISTHPPSHSPNSGFTSFNSQNNDSNINWTSSSQDHSPNFSHDGHQSQSLPNSASAPSFEVQSQDIPNPSQLNSHPMITRGKSGIVKLKIITYQVTNIPFSPVDIHEAMRFPQWQQAVHDELDALVRNQTWDLVPLPPNRHAVGCKWLFKVKKRADGTVDRFKARLVAKGYAQKIGFDFHNTFSPVTKANIVRTLLSLAVTHGWELRQVDVNNAFLNGDLVEEVYMQQPPDFEQRNIEGQPLVCKLRKALYGLKQAPRAWFQKLKDLLCSNLNFQASCADPSLFTRQNEGTRVWCLVYIDDIILTGSNSKELSDVIHQLNKAFSLKDLGPLHYFLGVEVLRCNGTLHLSQKKYIRELINRAEMTSAGSVPTPMVVSPTLTSTDGQLLPTSKAVLYRSIVGGLQYACLTCPDIAFAVNKLSQFMHSPTDKHWVAVKRVLRYLQGTIEFGLYYTPPDQVDITAFSDSDWGSSLEDRRSTSGFCIYIGGNLIGWSSKKQHVVARSTFEAEFRSVANTAADIAWFIHLLTNLGEKCCGIPTIWCDNSGAVQISANPVLHSKMKHVELDLHFVREKVVKGDLQINHIVAHNQVADLFTKPLSESQFVALRSKLGLCQLCSVSTVFVFSEEEKTGGISGSKNDIQVFDNMFEISTI, translated from the exons atgtttttgagctcggTCTCATGTTCTCGTCCCCTTTGGATGTTCCTCGCATTATCATCTGCTCCGAGTTTCTTCCCGCCAAGGAAACATCATGGAAGGGCTTCTGGGATTTCTACTTCCTTGGAAACCGAAAACCTTGCACTTACAGGGGTAGTGTTTCAGCCATTTGAAGAGTTCAAGAAGGAGGATTTTGATATTCCAGTGACTCTTCAGGTTTCACTTGCTCGCCAAAAATATACAGATGACTGTGAGGCCGCAATCAACGAGCAAATTAAGTCAGTGCCCTACTTCACTGTTGCT GTATCGCGgtc TGTGGAATACAGCGTGTCCTATGTGTACCACTCTTTGTATGCTTACTTCGATAGAGACAATATTGCTCTCAAAGGCTTAACCAA GTTGTTAAGGAATCTAATGAAGGAGAAAAGAGAACATGGCAGAGAAGTTGATGGAGTATCAG ttGATGGAATTAACCGGTTATCTAAAGAAAAAGTATCACTTTGGTTAAGGATTTTGAAATTATTGGAGATCCAAACCCAAAAAAACACACTTTCAAGAGCTAAAATATTTTGCTCTATAGCTCTATATACCTCTTATTCAGCTGTGGAATTAGCATTGTCGTTGGAGAAGTTGATTAACGAGAAGCTTTCAAGCCTGCACAAT GTAGCAGAGAAAAACAATGACCCTCAGGTGGCAGATTTCATTGAAAGTGAGTTCTTGTCTGAGCAG CAGTCTAAATCGCCATCACTAATATCTACTCATCCTCCATCTCATTCTCCAAATTCTGGTTTTACTTCGTTCAACTCTCAAAATAATGATTCTAACATAAATTGGACTTCCTCATCTCAGGATCACTCACCTAATTTTTCACACGATGGGCATCAGTCTCAAAGTTTGCCAAATTCTGCATCTGCACCTTCATTTGAAGTGCAGTCTCAAGATATACCAAACCCGTCCCAACTTAATAGTCACCCCATGATCACAAGGGGCAAGTCAGGTATTGTAAAACTGAAAATTATCACTTATCAAGTTACTAATATACCTTTTTCTCCTGTAGATATTCATGAAGCTATGCGGTTTCCTCAATGGCAACAAGCCGTTCATGATGAACTTGATGCTTTGGTGAGAAATCAAACTTGGGACTTAGTTCCCTTACCACCAAATCGACATGCTGTGGGATGCAAGTGGTTGTTCAAGGTAAAGAAACGAGCTGATGGTACTGTGGATCGATTCAAAGCTCGGCTGGTTGCCAAGGGTTATGCTCAGAAAATAGGCTTCGACTTTCATAACACGTTCAGTCCAGTTACAAAAGCAAATATTGTTCGCACTCTCCTTTCCTTGGCAGTTACTCATGGTTGGGAATTGAGGCAAGTAGATGTCAACAATGCCTTCCTCAATGGAGATCTTGTTGAGGAAGTGTATATGCAACAACCCCCCGATTTTGAGCAGCGAAATATCGAAGGTCAACCTCTTGTTTGCAAACTACGAAAGGCCCTTTATGGTCTCAAACAAGCGCCGAGAGCTTGGTTTCAAAAGCTCAAAGATTTGTTGTGTTCCAATCTGAATTTTCAAGCTTCATGTGCTGACCCTTCTTTATTCACACGTCAAAATGAAGGAACTAGGGTATGGTGTCTGGTATATATTGATGACATTATTCTCACTGGTAGCAATTCGAAGGAACTAAGTGATGTTATTCATCAGTTAAACAAAGCGTTTTCCCTTAAGGATTTGGGACCTTTGCATTATTTTCTTGGAGTAGAAGTGCTTAGATGTAATGGAACTCTACATCTATCGCAGAAAAAGTATATTCGTGAGTTAATCAATCGTGCTGAGATGACTTCTGCTGGCTCCGTACCCACTCCAATGGTCGTGTCTCCTACTCTCACTTCAACTGATGGTCAATTGTTACCTACGTCCAAGGCTGTTTTATATAGAAGCATTGTGGGTGGACTTCAATATGCATGTCTTACCTGTCCCGATATAGCTTTTGCTGTAAACAAACTCAGTCAGTTCATGCATTCTCCAACTGACAAGCACTGGGTGGCAGTCAAACGAGTACTACGATATCTTCAAGGAACTATCGAGTTTGGCCTTTATTACACTCCACCGGATCAGGTTGATATTACAGCTTTTTCAGATTCGGATTGGGGCAGCTCTCTTGAAGATAGGAGGTCTACTTCTGGTTTCTGTATCTACATAGGTGGCAACCTCATTGGTTGGTCATCCAAGAAGCAACATGTAGTGGCACGCTCCACATTTGAGGCAGAATTTCGAAGTGTCGCCAATACTGCGGCTGACATCGCTTGGTTCATTCATCTTCTGACTAATCTTGGAGAGAAGTGCTGTGGAATTCCAACTATATGGTGCGACAATTCTGGTGCTGTCCAGATATCAGCAAATCCTGTTCTTCATTCCAAGATGAAACATGTTGAACTTGATCTTCATTTTGTCCGGGAAAAAGTAGTAAAGGGTGATCttcaaatcaatcatattgttGCACACAATCAAGTTGCGGATCTATTCACTAAACCTTTAAGTGAATCTCAATTTGTTGCGCTGCGATCAAAGCTTGGATTATGTCAACTCTGCTCAGTATCCACGGTTTTTGTTTTCTCGGAGGAGGAGAAAACAGGGGGAATATCAGGCAGTAAGAATGATATACAGGTGTTCGATAATATGTTTGAGATAAGCACAATATAG